In Aptenodytes patagonicus chromosome 22, bAptPat1.pri.cur, whole genome shotgun sequence, one DNA window encodes the following:
- the KLHDC8A gene encoding kelch domain-containing protein 8A: protein MELANSRDFQWKTLAPLPSRRVYSTLVEAGGQVFAIGGCDDNGIPMDCFEVYSPEADQWTSLPPMPTARAGVAVATLGKRIMVIGGVGVNQMPLKIVEMYNIDEGKWKKRNSLREAAMGISVTAKDYRVYAAGGMGSDLRPHNYLQHYDMLKDIWVSLAAMPTPRYAATSFLRGTKIYVLGGRQSKYAINAFEVFDTETRSWTKFPNIPNKRAFSSFVPTEDKLFSLGGLRQGRLYRQPKFMRTVDMFDMEQGGWMKMERSFYLKKRRADFVAGYLKGRVVVAGGLGNQPTVLESVEAFHPEKNKWESLPPMPTPRCACSSIVVRNCLLAVGGVSQGLSSAVEALSLSDS, encoded by the exons ATGGAGCTAGCTAATAGCAGAGACTTCCAGTGGAAAACCCTCGCCCCGCTCCCAAGCCGCAGGGTCTACTCGACCCTGGTGGAAGCTGGCGGGCAGGTGTTTGCCATCGGGGGCTGCGATGATAATGGCATCCCCATGGACTGCTTCGAGGTCTACTCCCCCGAGGCTGACCAGTGGACCTCGCTGCCCCCCATGCCCACGGCCCGGGCGGGGGTGGCCGTGGCCACCTTGGGCAAGCGGATCATGGTGATAGGAGGGGTCGGGGTGAATCAGATGCCGCTGAAGATAGTGGAGATGTACAACATAGATGAgggcaagtggaagaagaggaactCGCTGAGAGAGGCAGCCATGGGCATCTCGGTGACAGCAAAAG ACTACAGAGTCTATGCGGCTGGTGGGATGGGATCTGACCTGCGGCCGCACAACTACCTGCAACACTATGACATGCTCAAGGACATCTGGGTGTCGCTGGCGGCCATGCCCACACCCAGGTATGCTGCCACATCCTTCCTGCGAGGCACCAAGATCTACGTGCTGG GTGGAAGGCAGTCCAAGTATGCTATCAATGCCTTCGAGGTCTTTGACACAGAAACCAGGTCGTGGACCAAGTTTCCCAATATCCCCAACAAAAGAGCCTTCTCCAGCTTCGTGCCCACAGAAGACAAACTCTTCAGTCTTGGGGGTCTGCGGCAGGGACGGCTCTACCGGCAGCCCAAGTTCATGAGGACCGTGGACATGTTTGACATGGAACAAG GTGGCTGGATGAAGATGGAGCGTTCCTTCTACCTGAAGAAAAGGCGAGCAGACTTTGTGGCTGGCTACCTGAAAGGCAGAGTTGTCGTGGCTGGGGGACTAG GAAACCAGCCGACCGTCCTGGAGTCTGTGGAGGCCTTCCACCCCGAGAAGAACAAGTGGGAGAGCCTGCCCCCCATGCCCACCCCACGCTGCGCCTGCTCCAGCATCGTGGTCCGGAACTGCCTGCTGGCCGTCGGCGGGGTGAGCCAGGGCCTGAGCAGTGCCGTGGAGGCCCTGTCCCTCTCCGATTCCTAG